A region of Polyangiaceae bacterium DNA encodes the following proteins:
- a CDS encoding VWA domain-containing protein has product MRRPWTALLTVGALGAMFAACSAGGDGGSAGSGASAGTGQGGSSASGGSSSGGAAGIAGGGTSSGGAAGGGAVGGSSSGGSSGGGAGDAGIPDVSFSYDGPVDDDAGGDACAAVTVKAELVPLDLYVVLDRSGSMVNPALGPLRWPPVRDALNAFFQSANTAGIGIALTMFAHPTKSQCLPASYATPLVAMAPLPGSASGHALTLQSTMNTHAPVLGVGTPTQSALTGAVTFAKAHKNANPSHSVAIVLATDGLPGAAGCTGETAAGVQAAAAAGFAGTPSIRTFVIGIDPDTTMSSNLNSWATAGGGQAFDVATAGGSAQFLAAMKNIQGKLIGCTFGMPKSDAGIIEPSKVKVLYTPGSGAPSALPKVNDKTACSGPGWFYDNNANPTTIELCPGSCTTIQADPNGKIDIELGCLGS; this is encoded by the coding sequence ATGCGGCGACCTTGGACGGCTCTCCTGACCGTGGGCGCTCTCGGAGCAATGTTTGCCGCGTGCAGCGCCGGCGGCGACGGCGGCAGCGCCGGCAGCGGGGCGAGCGCGGGCACCGGGCAGGGCGGCAGCTCGGCGAGCGGAGGCTCGTCGAGCGGAGGCGCCGCGGGCATCGCGGGCGGCGGCACCTCGAGCGGTGGTGCGGCGGGCGGCGGCGCCGTCGGCGGTTCTTCGAGCGGAGGTAGCTCCGGCGGTGGCGCGGGCGACGCCGGTATTCCCGACGTCTCCTTCAGCTACGACGGTCCGGTGGACGACGACGCTGGCGGGGACGCCTGCGCCGCGGTCACCGTGAAGGCCGAGCTCGTGCCGCTCGACCTCTACGTGGTGCTCGACCGCTCGGGCTCGATGGTCAACCCCGCGCTCGGCCCGCTGCGCTGGCCGCCGGTGCGCGACGCGCTGAACGCCTTCTTCCAGAGCGCGAACACCGCCGGCATCGGCATCGCGCTCACGATGTTCGCGCACCCGACGAAGAGTCAGTGCTTGCCCGCGAGCTACGCCACGCCGCTGGTGGCCATGGCGCCGCTGCCGGGGAGCGCGAGCGGCCACGCGCTCACGCTGCAGTCCACCATGAACACCCACGCACCCGTGCTCGGCGTGGGGACGCCGACGCAGTCGGCGCTGACCGGCGCCGTCACCTTCGCGAAGGCCCACAAGAACGCGAACCCGTCGCACAGCGTGGCCATCGTGCTGGCCACCGACGGCCTGCCTGGGGCCGCCGGCTGCACCGGCGAGACTGCGGCCGGGGTTCAGGCGGCTGCCGCCGCTGGCTTCGCCGGCACGCCGTCGATTCGCACCTTCGTGATCGGCATCGATCCGGACACCACCATGTCCAGCAACCTGAACTCCTGGGCGACCGCGGGCGGCGGCCAGGCCTTCGACGTCGCGACGGCGGGCGGCTCGGCGCAGTTCCTGGCGGCCATGAAGAACATCCAGGGCAAGCTGATCGGCTGTACGTTCGGCATGCCCAAGTCGGACGCGGGGATCATCGAGCCCTCGAAGGTCAAGGTGCTCTACACGCCGGGCTCGGGCGCGCCGTCCGCGCTGCCCAAGGTCAACGACAAGACGGCGTGCAGCGGCCCGGGTTGGTTCTACGACAACAACGCGAACCCCACGACCATCGAGCTGTGCCCCGGCTCCTGCACCACGATTCAGGCGGACCCCAACGGCAAGATCGACATCGAGCTCGGCTGCCTGGGCTCCTGA
- a CDS encoding glycoside hydrolase family 1 protein, whose amino-acid sequence MAGVQVSSRFLAGVCCLGALSGCGGDDGGGGGTKDIAFAEPGSLSSSAGKGSFRFGAASAATQIEDQNTNTDWYVFTQPKAQGGLGHGSFVGEAAKGYTKALEDVALISSLGLDSYRFSIEWARVEPKRDQIDEAALTHYGKFIDALLAAGIRPVITLHHFSNPVWVDDPRDIECVNGPTDQNLCGFGHPQGGALVIEEFAEHAKLVAERFGDRVDDWGTVNEPINYLVASHMVGAFPPGKSYLTALVDKFVPVVKDYAAGHVAAYDALKAADQKDADGDGEVASVGLSLAVADWVPSRLGKPSDDPEDVAARDRLELFFHHLFVDALIEGGFDNDLDGKLEESLPAFKGKLDWLGLQYYFRAGVTGKGGLLTALGLTPCFSTFDFGACVEPIDPSYCVPTMGYEHYPPGLERLLGVFSKRYPGLPLVVSESGIATELGERRAENIVRALEHIDAARKSGVDVRGYYHWSLYDNFEWAEGFVPRFGLYHTDYQTYERTPTLGADVLGQISKGRKLSGALRAKHGGTGPMTTEGTPPDEGACEKY is encoded by the coding sequence ATGGCGGGTGTTCAGGTATCGAGTCGGTTCCTCGCGGGAGTGTGCTGTTTGGGCGCCCTCTCCGGTTGTGGCGGTGACGACGGGGGCGGCGGCGGGACCAAGGACATCGCGTTCGCGGAGCCTGGCAGCCTGAGCAGCAGCGCCGGCAAGGGCAGCTTCCGCTTCGGTGCGGCCAGCGCCGCGACCCAGATCGAGGACCAGAACACCAACACCGACTGGTACGTGTTCACCCAGCCGAAGGCGCAGGGCGGCCTCGGTCACGGCAGCTTCGTCGGCGAGGCGGCCAAGGGCTACACGAAGGCCCTGGAGGACGTCGCGCTGATCTCCAGTCTGGGCCTCGACTCGTATCGCTTCAGCATCGAGTGGGCGCGGGTCGAGCCGAAGCGCGATCAGATCGACGAGGCGGCGCTCACCCACTACGGAAAATTCATCGACGCGCTCCTCGCCGCGGGGATTCGGCCGGTGATCACCCTGCACCACTTCTCGAACCCGGTCTGGGTGGACGACCCGCGCGACATCGAGTGCGTGAACGGTCCGACGGATCAGAACTTGTGTGGCTTCGGCCACCCGCAGGGCGGCGCGCTGGTGATCGAGGAATTCGCGGAGCACGCCAAGCTCGTCGCCGAGCGCTTCGGGGATCGGGTCGACGACTGGGGCACGGTGAACGAGCCCATCAACTACCTGGTGGCCTCCCACATGGTCGGCGCGTTCCCGCCGGGGAAGAGCTACCTGACGGCCCTGGTGGACAAGTTCGTGCCGGTGGTGAAGGACTACGCCGCGGGTCATGTGGCGGCCTACGACGCCCTCAAGGCGGCGGATCAGAAGGACGCGGACGGCGACGGAGAGGTCGCCAGCGTGGGGCTCTCGCTGGCGGTCGCCGACTGGGTGCCTTCCCGGCTGGGCAAGCCCAGCGACGACCCGGAGGACGTCGCTGCGCGGGATCGCCTCGAGCTGTTCTTCCACCACCTGTTCGTCGACGCGTTGATCGAAGGGGGCTTCGACAACGACCTCGACGGCAAGCTCGAGGAGAGCCTTCCCGCGTTCAAGGGCAAGCTCGACTGGCTCGGGCTCCAGTACTACTTCCGCGCCGGAGTCACCGGCAAGGGCGGGCTCTTGACGGCCCTCGGCCTCACGCCCTGCTTCAGCACCTTCGACTTCGGGGCCTGCGTGGAGCCCATCGATCCGAGCTACTGCGTGCCCACCATGGGCTACGAGCACTACCCGCCGGGCCTGGAGAGGCTGCTCGGGGTCTTCTCGAAGCGCTACCCCGGGCTCCCGCTCGTGGTGAGCGAAAGCGGGATCGCCACCGAGCTCGGGGAGCGACGCGCGGAGAACATCGTCCGCGCCCTCGAGCACATCGACGCCGCGCGCAAGTCCGGCGTGGACGTGCGCGGTTATTACCACTGGTCGCTCTACGACAACTTCGAGTGGGCCGAGGGCTTCGTGCCGCGCTTTGGGCTCTACCACACGGACTACCAGACCTATGAGCGCACACCGACCCTGGGCGCGGACGTGCTCGGGCAGATCAGCAAGGGGCGCAAGCTGAGCGGCGCGCTGCGCGCGAAGCACGGCGGTACCGGACCGATGACGACCGAAGGCACGCCGCCGGACGAAGGCGCCTGCGAGAAGTACTGA
- a CDS encoding 2-dehydropantoate 2-reductase, which produces MKVLIVGTGAVGGWFGAKLALGGHAVTFVARRENGAAIRERGLRVETPDGNELEAHGAVIDDVGEARGQGFDLALVAVKASALADVAAGTGAALGEHGVAIPLLNGLDSERELAGVIGSEHVVGGVAQLAASLVTPGRVRVRAGGMMTIAPLSGDQLERVRALATELDASFPCAAEDDLGRVLWTKLLWNAPFNGVCALTRKNAGDVLAVPALEALIRDAMREIVLVAQSEGVDLGEHAIDAMLAITRGMFADTEPSMLQDVVAGRATEADALQGAVAVRGERHGLPTPIHRTLHALLRGCSHGS; this is translated from the coding sequence ATGAAGGTCCTCATCGTCGGAACCGGGGCGGTCGGCGGGTGGTTCGGCGCCAAGCTCGCCTTGGGCGGGCATGCCGTCACCTTCGTCGCGCGGCGCGAGAACGGCGCGGCGATCCGCGAGCGAGGGCTCCGGGTCGAGACGCCCGACGGCAACGAGCTCGAGGCGCACGGGGCCGTGATCGACGACGTCGGCGAGGCGCGCGGCCAGGGCTTCGATCTGGCGCTGGTGGCCGTGAAGGCCTCCGCGCTCGCCGACGTCGCCGCGGGCACCGGCGCGGCGCTGGGCGAGCACGGCGTCGCCATCCCGCTCTTGAACGGCCTGGACTCCGAGCGCGAGCTCGCCGGCGTGATCGGCTCCGAGCACGTCGTCGGCGGAGTGGCGCAGCTCGCGGCCTCGCTCGTCACCCCGGGGCGAGTGCGCGTGCGCGCCGGCGGCATGATGACCATCGCGCCGCTGTCCGGCGATCAGCTCGAGCGCGTGCGCGCGCTGGCGACCGAGCTCGACGCCAGCTTCCCCTGCGCCGCGGAGGACGACCTGGGTCGCGTGCTGTGGACCAAGCTGCTCTGGAACGCGCCCTTCAACGGCGTGTGCGCGCTGACCCGCAAGAACGCCGGCGACGTGCTGGCGGTCCCGGCCCTGGAGGCGCTGATCCGGGACGCCATGCGCGAGATCGTGCTGGTCGCCCAGAGCGAAGGCGTCGATCTCGGAGAGCACGCCATCGACGCCATGCTGGCCATCACGCGCGGCATGTTCGCCGACACCGAGCCGAGCATGCTTCAGGACGTGGTGGCCGGGCGCGCGACGGAGGCGGACGCCTTGCAGGGCGCGGTGGCGGTACGCGGCGAACGGCACGGCTTGCCGACCCCGATCCACCGCACGCTGCACGCGTTGCTCAGGGGCTGCTCCCACGGGAGTTGA
- a CDS encoding DUF72 domain-containing protein, translated as MKLRAGTSGFSYSEWRGAFYPEGMPADAMLGYYSSRLGSVEVNNTFYRMPSPAVLAGWAGATPPEFRFAVKASRRITHLSKLRNVADPVTFLAKTLSGLGAKLGVVLYQLPPVLRRDDALLRDFLALLPSEQRAALEVRHASWLDDAVYSLLRDKNVALVAGDPEEGGPVVPLEPTADFGYLRLRAEDYSDADLGAWHARLAAQPWHEVFAFFKHETKGPEFALRLSALAEGRARPGVAKPKASPARGSGRKRTA; from the coding sequence ATGAAGCTCCGTGCGGGAACCAGCGGCTTCTCCTACTCCGAGTGGCGGGGCGCCTTCTACCCGGAGGGAATGCCCGCGGACGCGATGCTCGGCTACTACTCCAGCCGGCTCGGCAGCGTCGAGGTCAACAACACCTTCTACCGCATGCCGAGCCCCGCGGTCCTCGCCGGTTGGGCCGGCGCGACCCCGCCAGAGTTCCGCTTCGCGGTGAAGGCCTCGCGGCGCATCACACACCTGTCGAAGCTCCGGAACGTCGCCGATCCCGTCACCTTCCTCGCCAAGACGCTGAGCGGGCTCGGCGCCAAGCTCGGCGTGGTGCTGTACCAGCTGCCCCCGGTGCTCCGGCGGGACGACGCCTTGCTGCGGGACTTCCTCGCGCTCTTGCCGAGCGAGCAGCGCGCGGCGCTCGAGGTCCGGCACGCCTCCTGGCTCGACGACGCGGTCTACTCGCTGCTCCGCGACAAGAACGTCGCGCTGGTCGCCGGGGATCCGGAGGAGGGCGGTCCGGTCGTGCCCCTCGAGCCGACGGCCGACTTCGGCTACCTGCGCCTGCGCGCCGAGGACTACTCCGACGCCGACCTCGGCGCGTGGCACGCGCGTCTCGCCGCGCAGCCGTGGCACGAGGTGTTCGCGTTCTTCAAGCACGAGACGAAGGGCCCAGAGTTCGCGCTGCGTCTGTCGGCGCTGGCCGAGGGCCGCGCGCGTCCCGGCGTCGCGAAGCCCAAGGCGAGCCCGGCGCGCGGGAGCGGGCGGAAGAGGACGGCGTAG
- a CDS encoding MerR family transcriptional regulator — MGSLFRAEMSKPKNTPEPRPLKISALAKQSGVPVATVKHYLREGLLPEPVARTGRNMSWYAPSTVERIRTIKRLQQERFLPLKIIKEVLDKVGDDAGDLATAAAISQFVERETPEAARTRAELVSSGVAGAELDWLEGVGLVTPTGRGDQKTYRGDDLAILRVLGRARRVGLAPEMLPTAILADYARAIRELVRTELALFRAGVIPLAGDELDALADQATALSEQLVVLLRRKLLLPTLEQLLAEAAREGKRKKRTAR, encoded by the coding sequence ATGGGCTCCCTCTTTCGGGCCGAGATGTCCAAGCCCAAGAACACACCAGAGCCGCGGCCGCTCAAGATCTCCGCGCTGGCCAAGCAGAGCGGCGTCCCGGTGGCGACGGTGAAACACTACCTCCGGGAGGGGCTCCTGCCCGAGCCCGTGGCGCGCACCGGGCGCAACATGTCGTGGTATGCCCCCTCCACCGTCGAGCGCATCCGCACCATCAAGCGCCTCCAGCAGGAGCGCTTCTTGCCCCTCAAGATCATCAAGGAAGTGCTCGACAAGGTCGGCGACGACGCCGGCGATCTGGCCACCGCCGCGGCCATCTCTCAGTTCGTCGAGCGCGAGACGCCCGAGGCGGCGCGCACCCGCGCCGAGCTCGTCTCCTCCGGCGTCGCGGGCGCGGAGCTCGACTGGCTCGAGGGGGTCGGGCTGGTCACGCCGACGGGGCGCGGCGACCAGAAGACGTACCGCGGGGACGATCTGGCCATCCTGCGCGTGCTGGGGCGAGCGCGTCGCGTGGGGCTCGCGCCGGAGATGCTCCCCACGGCGATCCTCGCGGACTACGCCCGAGCGATCCGCGAGCTGGTGCGCACGGAGCTCGCGCTGTTCCGCGCCGGCGTCATCCCGCTGGCCGGCGACGAGCTCGACGCCCTCGCCGATCAGGCGACGGCGCTGTCGGAGCAGCTGGTGGTGCTGCTGCGGCGCAAGCTGCTGCTGCCTACGCTCGAGCAGCTGCTCGCCGAGGCCGCTCGGGAGGGCAAGCGGAAGAAGCGGACCGCGCGCTGA
- a CDS encoding right-handed parallel beta-helix repeat-containing protein encodes MKHPLFAPALGSLLFTVALSARAADFYVDPASGSAAGDGSAAKPWKTLEEVIAAGLFGSAVKAGDTVHLLTGFHGEMMVSGGSYSPPISVVAGAGQSPKLRRARFSNTSGWLLRGVSVSPSHGGTGTGSITMVEIQTSSSKVTVEDSEVFSVADASGWGATEWLAAHSGVSVRGAESVVRGNKIRNVRFGISADAAKVMIDGNVVENFSADGLRGLGDDQTFQYNLVKNSYLDDSLDSNHDDGFQSWSVGPGGVGTGEVKNMTLRGNVIINSENPAQPLKGTLQGIGCFDGTFVGWVVENNVVITNHWHGISLYGARDSRIVNNTVIDTDDAKPGPPWIMVNDHKNGTPSQNVVVRNNLATDYDVKGTNVTQDHNVTLSGTFAGYFVNPSAPAWDLRLLKTSPAVDQGSTDLAPPLDADKIQRPQGAGIDLGAYEWHDPSVVPTGGTGGGGGAAGGAGGSAGAGASTSGGSGGGGGAGATAGGAGAGAGGSPASGGKGAKDDGGDDGGCGCRVPGSQREPSLHAGLLLSALAFGALRRRRPAK; translated from the coding sequence ATGAAGCATCCGCTGTTCGCTCCGGCACTCGGCTCGCTGCTCTTCACGGTCGCGCTCTCGGCGCGCGCCGCGGACTTCTACGTGGATCCGGCCAGCGGCAGCGCCGCCGGCGACGGCAGCGCGGCGAAGCCCTGGAAGACGCTGGAGGAGGTGATCGCCGCGGGGCTCTTCGGCTCGGCGGTGAAGGCGGGCGACACCGTGCACCTCCTGACCGGTTTCCACGGCGAGATGATGGTGAGCGGCGGCAGCTACTCGCCGCCCATCAGCGTCGTGGCGGGCGCCGGCCAGAGCCCGAAGCTCCGGCGCGCGCGCTTCAGCAACACCAGCGGCTGGCTGCTCCGCGGCGTGTCGGTGAGCCCGTCCCACGGCGGCACGGGCACCGGGTCCATCACCATGGTCGAGATCCAGACCAGCTCCTCCAAGGTGACCGTGGAGGACTCGGAGGTCTTCAGCGTGGCGGACGCCAGCGGCTGGGGCGCAACGGAGTGGCTGGCGGCGCACAGCGGCGTCTCCGTCCGCGGCGCCGAGTCCGTCGTGCGCGGGAACAAGATCAGGAACGTGCGCTTCGGTATCAGCGCCGACGCCGCGAAGGTGATGATCGACGGCAACGTGGTCGAGAACTTCTCCGCCGACGGCCTGCGCGGGCTCGGCGACGATCAGACCTTTCAGTACAACCTGGTCAAGAACTCGTATCTGGACGACTCGCTGGACTCGAACCACGACGACGGCTTCCAGAGCTGGTCGGTCGGACCCGGCGGCGTGGGGACCGGCGAGGTCAAGAACATGACCCTGCGCGGCAACGTGATCATCAACTCCGAGAACCCGGCGCAGCCGCTCAAGGGCACGCTGCAAGGGATCGGGTGCTTCGACGGCACCTTCGTGGGCTGGGTGGTGGAGAACAACGTGGTCATCACCAACCACTGGCACGGCATCTCGCTCTACGGCGCCCGCGACTCGCGCATCGTCAACAACACCGTGATCGACACCGACGACGCCAAGCCCGGCCCGCCCTGGATCATGGTGAACGACCACAAAAACGGCACGCCGAGCCAGAACGTGGTGGTGCGCAACAACCTGGCCACGGACTACGACGTCAAGGGCACCAACGTGACCCAAGACCACAACGTCACACTCAGCGGCACGTTCGCGGGCTACTTCGTCAACCCGTCGGCGCCGGCCTGGGACCTCCGGCTCTTGAAGACTTCACCCGCCGTGGACCAGGGCTCCACCGATCTCGCGCCACCTCTCGACGCCGACAAGATCCAGCGGCCTCAAGGCGCCGGCATCGACCTCGGCGCCTACGAGTGGCACGACCCGAGCGTCGTCCCCACCGGCGGAACCGGCGGCGGCGGCGGTGCCGCCGGCGGCGCGGGCGGCAGCGCGGGCGCGGGCGCGAGCACGAGCGGCGGCTCCGGCGGTGGCGGCGGCGCAGGCGCGACCGCAGGCGGCGCGGGCGCGGGCGCGGGCGGTTCACCAGCGAGCGGCGGCAAGGGCGCGAAGGACGACGGTGGCGACGACGGCGGCTGCGGCTGCCGCGTCCCGGGCTCGCAGCGCGAGCCGTCGCTGCACGCCGGGCTCCTGCTTTCGGCGCTCGCGTTCGGAGCGCTCCGGCGGCGGCGCCCGGCCAAATAG
- a CDS encoding protein kinase, translating into MGPARRATPYGESSAGAEDRYRPGEVIRERYHLVRPLGQGGFARVWVAHDSLLDTHAALKIIYLEPGAAPSQTERLLQEARAAARFRHPAIVRVFDFGQTERADPFVAMELLHGESLFELIQREGRLTGPRVVQLLLPIADALHTAHSAGIVHRDVKPENVFVASDELGRVQPKLLDFGIARQTDVDRRLTAKGAVVGTPDYMSPEQARGAEVDARTDIWSFSVMLYEALTGAVPFKADNYHALLNSIINDQPTPTVDLRAGNVELWRLLDRGLKKSPDDRWESMRAFGEALALWGYEHGTREDACGASLRSSWLEADFAEVKVEINSTTPPPDDQHTERPQETGNRDPRLTRQETVAAGAQRPKWVWMAAAAFILVVIAAGAFAVVRAPADEPGIEAVKAPDEPTPAIRTAPLESPTPPASTASAGSPRDPVAIKPPQATSGRGLAPTKSGQQPVQPAPAVRGAAAKPRSTASPDFGF; encoded by the coding sequence ATGGGCCCTGCCCGCCGAGCCACGCCTTACGGTGAATCGAGCGCCGGAGCGGAAGACCGCTACCGGCCCGGTGAAGTCATCCGGGAGCGCTATCACCTGGTGCGACCGCTGGGGCAGGGCGGCTTTGCGCGGGTCTGGGTAGCCCACGATTCGCTCCTGGACACCCACGCCGCGCTCAAGATCATCTACCTGGAGCCCGGCGCTGCACCGTCCCAGACGGAGCGCCTGCTTCAGGAAGCCCGGGCCGCCGCGCGCTTTCGCCACCCCGCCATCGTGAGGGTGTTCGATTTCGGTCAGACCGAACGCGCCGACCCGTTCGTCGCCATGGAGCTCTTGCATGGCGAGTCGCTCTTCGAGTTGATCCAACGGGAGGGACGCCTCACCGGCCCGCGGGTCGTGCAGCTGCTCCTGCCCATCGCTGACGCGCTTCACACGGCGCACAGCGCCGGAATCGTTCACCGGGACGTCAAGCCGGAGAACGTGTTCGTGGCTTCGGACGAGCTCGGGCGCGTGCAGCCGAAGCTGCTGGACTTCGGTATCGCTCGGCAGACGGACGTCGATCGGCGACTCACGGCCAAGGGCGCAGTCGTGGGAACGCCGGACTACATGTCGCCCGAGCAGGCCCGAGGCGCCGAGGTCGACGCGCGGACCGACATCTGGAGCTTCAGCGTGATGCTCTACGAGGCTCTGACCGGAGCGGTGCCGTTCAAGGCGGACAACTACCACGCCCTTCTCAACTCCATCATCAACGACCAACCGACGCCCACGGTCGATCTCCGGGCCGGCAACGTCGAGCTATGGCGCTTGCTCGACCGAGGTCTCAAGAAATCCCCAGACGATCGCTGGGAGTCGATGCGCGCGTTCGGAGAAGCGCTGGCACTCTGGGGCTACGAGCACGGCACCCGCGAGGACGCCTGCGGGGCGTCGCTACGCTCGAGCTGGCTCGAGGCCGATTTCGCGGAGGTCAAGGTCGAGATCAATTCGACGACTCCGCCTCCCGATGACCAGCACACGGAGCGTCCGCAGGAGACCGGCAATCGGGACCCCCGGCTGACTCGGCAGGAGACAGTCGCGGCCGGTGCCCAGCGGCCCAAGTGGGTGTGGATGGCGGCAGCGGCGTTCATCCTGGTCGTCATCGCGGCCGGCGCGTTCGCCGTCGTCCGCGCGCCTGCAGACGAACCCGGGATCGAGGCGGTCAAAGCTCCGGACGAGCCGACGCCCGCGATTCGAACGGCCCCCCTCGAGAGCCCAACTCCGCCAGCTTCGACGGCGAGCGCCGGATCGCCGCGGGACCCAGTGGCCATCAAGCCGCCGCAGGCTACGTCGGGTAGAGGCCTCGCTCCGACCAAGTCCGGACAGCAACCCGTTCAGCCCGCCCCGGCGGTTCGCGGGGCTGCTGCCAAACCAAGGTCCACGGCGTCGCCAGACTTCGGGTTCTGA